The genomic window GAAGGCCGCGACCTGCGCGGTCTTGGCTTCCTCGCCGTTGGGCGTCTCGAGCAGGATGACCTCGAGCTCCTGAGCTGCCAGGTCTTCCCGGACGGCCTCCGCTGTCGCGGCCAGCGCCTCGGGATGCACGATCGCCACGCGCGCGACCTTCTCCCCGACCAGGCCCCGCAGCTCGCCGAGCAGCCCGCGCCCCACGACGACGTCGTACGCCTCAGCGCCCGTCACGGGGATGCGCGTGACCGCGCCCTGCTCGTTCACGAGATCTCCCTGTGCTGCAGTGCGTCGACGATCTCGTCCACGACCTGGTCCGGCTCGCGGTCGTCGGTGGAGACGCGGACCGAGGCCACCTCGAGGTAGAGCGGGAGGCGCGCCTCCAGCAGGCGGGACCACTGCTGGCGCGGGTTTCCCAGCAGCAGCGGGCGTTCGCGGTTGAAGCCGACGCGAACGGCCGCCTCCGCGACCCCGACCTCGAGGAGAACGACCGGAGAACCGCTGTCCTGCAGGACCTTCCGCGTTGCAGGGTCGAGGATCGCGCCGCCGCCGAGGGCGAGCACGCCGTCGTGGTCGGCGAGCGCCGCGCGGACGGCCGCCGCCTCCAGCTCGCGGAAGCGGGGTTCGCCGTCCTCGACGAAGATCTCCGCGACCGTGCGGCCGGCGCCCGCCTCGACGTCCGCGTCCGTGTCGCGAAAACCCACGTCGAGGCGAGTCGCCAGGGCGGTGCCGACCGTCGTCTTCCCGGCACCGGGAGGACCGGTGAGGACGGCGACGGGGCTCACTTCACCCGCAGGTGCTCGAGGTAGCCCTGGACGTTGCGCCGCGTCTCCCCCACCGAGTCGCCGCCGAACTTCTCCAGGACGGCGTCGGCCAGGACCAGCGCGACCATCGCCTCGGCCACCACGCCGGCTGCCGGCACAGCGCAGACGTCGCTGCGCTGGTGGTGGGCCTTGGCCGCCTCGCCCGTCGCGGTGTCGATCGTGTCGAGCGCGCGCGGCACGGTCGCGATGGGCTTCATGGCGGCGCGGACGCGCAGCACCTCGCCCGTCGTCATGCCGCCCTCGGTGCCGCCGGAGCGGCCGGACCGGCGGCGTACGTGCCCGGCGTCGTCGGTCTCGATCTCGTCGTGCGCGCGGGACCCCGGCGTGGCGGCGAGCTCGAACCCGTCGCCGACCTCGACGCCCTTGATCGCCTGGATGCCCATGAGCGCCCCGGCGAGGCGGGCGTCGATGCGGCGGTCCCAGTGCACGTGGCTGCCGAGGCCCGGCGGCAGGCCGTGCACGACCACCTCGACGACGCCACCTAGGGTGTCGCCGTCCTTGTGCGCGCGGTCGATCTCCTCGACCATCGCAGCGCTGGCGGCGGGGTCCAGGGCGCGTACGGGGTCGGCGTCGACGCGCTCCAGGTCGCCCGGCTCGGGCACGGACCCGGCCGGGGCGACGGCGCCGCCGATGCGGACGACGTGGCTCAGCACGGAGGCCCCGAGCACCTGCTCGAGGAACTTCTTGGCGACGACGCCGAGCGCGACGCGAGCGGCGGTCTCCCGCGCGGAGGCCCGCTCGAGGATCGGGCGCGCGTCGTCCACGTCGTACTTCTGCATGCCCACGAGGTCGGCGTGGCCGGGGCGCGGCCGGGTGAGCGCGGCGTTGCGGGCGAGGCCGGCGAGGACCTCCTCGTCGACCGGGTCGGCCGACATGACCTGCTCCCACTTCGGCCACTCGGTGTTGCCGACCTGCACCGCGACGGGGCCGCCCTGCGAGAGCCCGTGGCGCACGCCGCCGAG from Motilibacter rhizosphaerae includes these protein-coding regions:
- the aroC gene encoding chorismate synthase, which produces MLRWITAGESHGPALTAVLEGLPAGVRVTSTDVADDLARRRLGYGRGARMSFERDEVQLLGGVRHGLSQGGPVAVQVGNTEWPKWEQVMSADPVDEEVLAGLARNAALTRPRPGHADLVGMQKYDVDDARPILERASARETAARVALGVVAKKFLEQVLGASVLSHVVRIGGAVAPAGSVPEPGDLERVDADPVRALDPAASAAMVEEIDRAHKDGDTLGGVVEVVVHGLPPGLGSHVHWDRRIDARLAGALMGIQAIKGVEVGDGFELAATPGSRAHDEIETDDAGHVRRRSGRSGGTEGGMTTGEVLRVRAAMKPIATVPRALDTIDTATGEAAKAHHQRSDVCAVPAAGVVAEAMVALVLADAVLEKFGGDSVGETRRNVQGYLEHLRVK
- a CDS encoding shikimate kinase — translated: MSPVAVLTGPPGAGKTTVGTALATRLDVGFRDTDADVEAGAGRTVAEIFVEDGEPRFRELEAAAVRAALADHDGVLALGGGAILDPATRKVLQDSGSPVVLLEVGVAEAAVRVGFNRERPLLLGNPRQQWSRLLEARLPLYLEVASVRVSTDDREPDQVVDEIVDALQHREIS